In Actinomyces radicidentis, one genomic interval encodes:
- a CDS encoding sulfite exporter TauE/SafE family protein, with translation MRHLLLLVLVGFVAQLVDGSLGMGYGVLSSSFLLLTGLSPALTSASVHLAEIGTSLVVGSAHHRLGNTDWRLVARLGGPGAVGAFIGATALSHLSTSAATPITSSILLALGVYVLLRFTLRPPAGTTARRSGHGARFTAPLGLIAGLVDATGGGGWGPVATTTLLTAGKTAPRTVVGSVDTSQFIVSVAASLGFLLGLGHSGIPVTVVAALLVGGMAAAPLAAWLVSRLPGQVLGSAVGGLIILTNLAKVLSALGIGSTATLAVLAAVVPVWLLLVAVSVRRWRHERLLLDAAHRAGASRAAHPAPSPQPRAAEHPDVERVSPGRRAPLPETVA, from the coding sequence GTGCGCCACCTTCTCCTCCTCGTCCTCGTCGGATTCGTCGCCCAGCTCGTCGACGGCTCCCTCGGCATGGGATACGGGGTCCTCTCGTCCTCCTTCCTCCTCCTGACGGGGCTGTCGCCCGCGCTGACCTCCGCGTCCGTGCACCTGGCCGAGATCGGGACCTCCCTCGTCGTCGGCTCCGCCCACCACCGCCTCGGCAACACGGACTGGCGCCTCGTCGCCCGGCTGGGCGGCCCCGGGGCCGTCGGCGCCTTCATCGGCGCGACAGCCCTGAGCCACCTGTCCACCAGCGCGGCCACCCCGATCACCTCGTCCATCCTCCTGGCGCTCGGCGTCTACGTGCTCCTGCGCTTCACGCTGAGGCCGCCGGCGGGGACCACCGCCCGGCGCAGCGGGCACGGCGCGCGCTTCACCGCGCCCCTGGGCCTCATCGCCGGCCTTGTCGACGCCACGGGCGGCGGCGGCTGGGGACCGGTGGCCACGACGACGCTCCTCACGGCCGGCAAGACGGCGCCCAGGACCGTCGTCGGCAGCGTCGACACCTCACAGTTCATCGTCTCCGTGGCCGCGTCGCTCGGCTTCCTGCTGGGGCTCGGGCACTCGGGGATCCCGGTCACCGTCGTCGCGGCGCTCCTCGTGGGCGGGATGGCGGCCGCGCCGCTCGCCGCCTGGCTCGTCTCGCGACTCCCCGGACAGGTCCTCGGCTCCGCGGTGGGGGGCCTCATCATCCTGACGAACCTGGCGAAGGTGCTCAGCGCCCTCGGGATCGGGAGCACGGCGACCCTCGCCGTCCTCGCCGCGGTGGTGCCCGTCTGGCTCCTCCTCGTGGCCGTGTCGGTACGCAGGTGGCGCCATGAGCGCCTCCTGCTCGACGCGGCCCACCGGGCCGGGGCGAGCCGCGCCGCCCACCCGGCCCCGAGCCCGCAACCGCGCGCCGCGGAGCACCCCGACGTCGAACGCGTCTCACCGGGACGGAGGGCACCCCTGCCTGAAACGGTCGCGTGA
- a CDS encoding glucose PTS transporter subunit IIA gives MSPTTQAALVAPVTGEVIPLADVADPVFSSGALGEGYGVRPTGDGAVHVLAPVTGEVTMVAGTGHALGFLTDDGLEVLLHLGVDTVELEGRPFDLIPTVGDRVSAGDDLGTMDLAQVARAGKDTTAIVAVTNSAKEVASTELTSGAVEAGAQAIVLTRTGRQGAVAAAAGGTDMAIAGSGAVSSPAKGADDGLTGFDATARDIIAGIGGAGNVSSVIHCITRVRFYLKDDSIPDDAVVADIDGVIDVARAGGQYQVVIGPDVNDVYDAVVKQLPSRAGDEDDAAAAAPKERPTSAWGWVKYGFSELIGVITGSMIPVIGVLAASGILKGVLALLTQFDVVSTGTSTYTLIAAMADSMFYFLPIIIGFTSARRLGADPIIVAIIGGVLAYPSVVQLANPDAEGYNVVATVGRTVFNADFFGIPVSLPEGNAYAYSIFPIIVAAWLASRIEPWLKKRIPAVVRMIFAPLLEIFIVSTLVLVIFGPIVMTISGAIASAISWILSLSYPIAGLVIGAFYQCLVIFGLHWAVIPIISQQISDPGYSPLNAIVSASMIAQGGGALALWVKAKSPKIKQMAGPATISALCGVTEPAMYGLNLKYGRVFITSSIGGAVGGLLTGLFDVNMWGFTGGLVGFPSFVNPDGIDGSFTGFWIASLVTLAVSFACTYFFGFKESDFDQEKKVEKVRLGSREPVAR, from the coding sequence ATGTCCCCCACCACGCAGGCGGCCCTCGTCGCCCCGGTGACCGGCGAGGTCATCCCCCTCGCCGACGTCGCCGACCCCGTCTTCTCCTCCGGCGCCCTCGGCGAGGGCTACGGCGTCAGGCCCACCGGCGACGGCGCCGTCCACGTCCTCGCGCCGGTCACCGGCGAGGTCACCATGGTGGCCGGCACCGGCCACGCCCTCGGCTTCCTCACCGACGACGGCCTCGAGGTCCTCCTCCACCTCGGCGTCGACACCGTCGAGCTCGAGGGTCGCCCCTTCGACCTCATCCCGACGGTCGGCGACCGCGTGAGCGCCGGCGACGACCTCGGCACGATGGACCTCGCCCAGGTCGCCCGCGCCGGCAAGGACACGACCGCCATCGTCGCCGTCACCAACTCCGCCAAGGAGGTCGCCTCCACCGAGCTCACGAGCGGCGCCGTCGAGGCGGGCGCGCAGGCGATCGTCCTCACCCGCACCGGGCGGCAGGGCGCCGTCGCCGCCGCCGCGGGCGGCACGGACATGGCCATCGCCGGCTCCGGGGCGGTGTCGAGCCCCGCCAAGGGCGCCGACGACGGCCTCACCGGCTTCGACGCCACCGCGCGCGACATCATCGCCGGGATCGGCGGCGCCGGGAACGTCAGCAGCGTCATCCACTGCATCACCCGCGTGCGCTTCTACCTCAAGGACGACTCGATCCCGGACGACGCCGTCGTCGCCGACATCGACGGCGTCATCGACGTCGCCCGCGCCGGAGGCCAGTACCAGGTCGTCATCGGCCCCGACGTCAACGACGTCTACGACGCCGTCGTCAAGCAGCTCCCCTCCAGGGCCGGCGACGAGGACGACGCCGCCGCGGCCGCCCCCAAGGAGCGCCCCACGAGCGCCTGGGGCTGGGTCAAGTACGGCTTCTCCGAGCTCATCGGCGTCATCACCGGCTCCATGATCCCGGTCATCGGCGTGCTCGCCGCCTCCGGCATCCTCAAGGGCGTCCTCGCCCTGCTCACCCAGTTCGACGTCGTCTCCACCGGCACGTCGACCTACACCCTCATCGCGGCCATGGCCGACTCGATGTTCTACTTCCTGCCGATCATCATCGGCTTCACCTCGGCCCGGCGCCTGGGCGCCGACCCGATCATCGTCGCCATCATCGGCGGGGTCCTCGCCTACCCGAGCGTCGTCCAGCTGGCCAACCCCGACGCCGAGGGCTACAACGTCGTCGCCACCGTGGGGCGCACCGTCTTCAACGCCGACTTCTTCGGCATCCCCGTCTCGCTGCCGGAGGGCAACGCCTACGCCTACTCGATCTTCCCGATCATCGTGGCCGCCTGGCTCGCCTCGAGGATCGAGCCCTGGCTCAAGAAGCGCATCCCGGCGGTGGTCCGCATGATCTTCGCGCCGCTGCTCGAGATCTTCATCGTCTCCACCCTGGTCCTGGTCATCTTCGGCCCCATCGTCATGACGATCTCCGGCGCCATCGCCTCGGCCATCAGCTGGATCCTCTCGCTGTCCTACCCGATCGCCGGACTCGTCATCGGCGCCTTCTACCAGTGCCTCGTCATCTTCGGCCTGCACTGGGCGGTCATCCCGATCATCTCGCAGCAGATCTCCGACCCCGGCTACTCGCCGCTCAACGCCATCGTCTCCGCCTCGATGATCGCCCAGGGCGGCGGCGCGCTCGCCCTGTGGGTCAAGGCCAAGAGCCCGAAGATCAAGCAGATGGCCGGTCCGGCCACCATCTCCGCCCTGTGCGGCGTCACCGAGCCCGCCATGTACGGCCTCAACCTCAAGTACGGCCGCGTCTTCATCACGTCCTCGATCGGCGGCGCCGTCGGCGGCCTGCTCACCGGTCTGTTCGACGTCAACATGTGGGGCTTCACCGGCGGCCTCGTCGGCTTCCCGTCCTTCGTCAACCCCGACGGGATCGACGGCTCCTTCACCGGGTTCTGGATCGCCTCCCTCGTGACCCTCGCCGTGTCCTTCGCGTGCACCTACTTCTTCGGCTTCAAGGAGTCGGACTTCGACCAGGAGAAGAAGGTCGAGAAGGTCCGCCTCGGCAGCCGCGAGCCCGTCGCCCGCTGA
- a CDS encoding alpha,alpha-phosphotrehalase — MSTHGFHDAVVYQVYPKSFKDSDGDGVGDLRGIIEKVPYIASLGVDYVWLNPFFPSPGHDNGYDVSDYCAIDPAMGTMEDFDELVAALAEHGISPMLDMVLNHVSTEHEWFQRALAGEQRYRDYFYIRPVKPDGSLPTNWVSKFGGPAWAPFTGARAVDPGASRQAVVGADEAAAGPSEDAPAEYYLHLYDPTQADLDWHNPEVREEAAKVVNFWRSHGVRAFRFDVINVIGKTEPLADAPAGTDDRRVYTDGPLVHELIRGLNEASFGQDPDSVTVGEMSSTSIEACVGYSRPENHELSMVFNFHHLKVDYENGQKWSLMAPDVPALKHLLNDWSLGLQDGGGWNALFWNNHDQPRAVDRFGDVERYRYESATMLATAIHLLRGTPYVYMGEEIGMTDPQYTSIGDYVDVEARNAYTALIAAGEDEATAFRTVHAKARDNARTPMQWTAGEGAGFTTGTPWLRPTNQELINVESEEAEGRILPYYKRLIALRKQFPVISEGLYEPWVLEDPDVLAYLRRETGPDGEPAPGGAAVLVLCSFRDHKTTVPVPAELAGGDVLVANRPELRPASYAEHPLDATVTLAPFEALALAVNLPTTL, encoded by the coding sequence ATGAGCACCCACGGCTTCCACGACGCGGTCGTCTACCAGGTCTACCCCAAGTCCTTCAAGGACTCCGACGGTGACGGCGTCGGCGACCTGCGCGGCATCATCGAGAAGGTCCCCTACATCGCCTCCCTCGGCGTCGACTACGTCTGGCTCAACCCCTTCTTCCCCTCGCCGGGTCACGACAACGGCTACGACGTCTCCGACTACTGCGCCATCGACCCCGCCATGGGCACGATGGAGGACTTCGACGAGCTCGTCGCCGCCCTCGCCGAGCACGGCATCAGCCCCATGCTCGACATGGTCCTCAACCACGTCTCCACCGAGCACGAGTGGTTCCAGCGCGCCCTGGCCGGGGAGCAGCGCTACCGCGACTACTTCTACATCCGCCCCGTCAAGCCCGACGGCTCCCTCCCGACCAACTGGGTGAGCAAGTTCGGCGGGCCCGCCTGGGCGCCCTTCACCGGGGCCCGCGCCGTCGACCCCGGGGCCTCACGCCAGGCCGTCGTCGGCGCCGACGAGGCCGCTGCCGGACCGTCCGAGGACGCCCCCGCCGAGTACTACCTGCACCTCTACGACCCCACCCAGGCCGACCTCGACTGGCACAACCCCGAGGTCCGCGAGGAGGCCGCGAAGGTCGTCAACTTCTGGCGCTCCCACGGTGTGCGCGCCTTCCGCTTCGACGTCATCAACGTCATCGGCAAGACCGAGCCCCTCGCCGACGCCCCCGCCGGCACCGACGACCGCAGGGTCTACACCGACGGCCCCCTCGTCCACGAGCTCATCCGCGGCCTCAACGAGGCCAGCTTCGGCCAGGACCCCGACTCCGTCACCGTCGGAGAGATGTCCTCGACCTCCATCGAGGCCTGCGTGGGCTACAGCCGCCCGGAGAACCACGAGCTCTCCATGGTCTTCAACTTCCACCACCTCAAGGTCGACTACGAGAACGGGCAGAAGTGGAGCCTCATGGCCCCCGACGTCCCCGCCCTCAAGCACCTCCTCAACGACTGGTCCCTCGGCCTCCAGGACGGCGGCGGCTGGAACGCCCTGTTCTGGAACAACCACGACCAGCCCCGCGCCGTCGACCGCTTCGGCGACGTCGAGCGCTACCGCTACGAGTCCGCCACCATGCTCGCCACCGCCATCCACCTCCTGCGCGGCACGCCCTACGTCTACATGGGCGAGGAGATCGGCATGACCGACCCGCAGTACACCTCCATCGGCGACTACGTCGACGTCGAGGCCCGCAACGCCTACACCGCCCTCATCGCCGCCGGCGAGGACGAGGCCACCGCCTTCCGTACCGTCCACGCCAAGGCCCGCGACAACGCCCGCACCCCCATGCAGTGGACCGCCGGGGAGGGGGCCGGCTTCACCACCGGCACCCCCTGGCTCCGCCCCACCAACCAGGAGCTCATCAACGTCGAGTCCGAGGAGGCCGAGGGGCGGATCCTGCCCTACTACAAGCGCCTCATCGCCCTGCGCAAGCAGTTCCCCGTCATCTCCGAGGGCCTCTACGAGCCCTGGGTGCTCGAGGACCCCGACGTCCTCGCCTACCTGCGCCGCGAGACCGGTCCCGACGGCGAGCCCGCTCCCGGCGGCGCCGCCGTCCTCGTCCTGTGCTCCTTCCGGGACCACAAGACCACCGTCCCGGTCCCCGCCGAGCTCGCCGGGGGCGACGTCCTCGTCGCCAACCGCCCCGAGCTCCGCCCCGCCTCCTACGCCGAGCACCCGCTCGACGCCACGGTCACCCTCGCGCCCTTCGAGGCGCTCGCCCTGGCCGTCAACCTCCCCACCACGCTCTGA
- a CDS encoding sirohydrochlorin chelatase: MNRLVLIAHGTRAPGAEPLLPLVADDVARLLPGVEVRHGYVEFSSPSAPDALDGAVDPVVVPFFLGGGYHVEHDLPSLVTAHGSGTVTRHLGPEPDLLSGVVERLTEQLVTEGADWQEVDAVVLAAAGTRRTSGVAEAREAARAVEAMTGVPTRAAFLSAADPSVRAAVRELHDEGAEVVALATYLLAEGHFSRALHGAGAEIVAPPIGHHHSLADVVVRRYLEQVEPTDEPV, translated from the coding sequence ATGAACCGTCTCGTCCTCATCGCGCACGGCACGAGGGCACCGGGGGCCGAGCCCCTCCTGCCCCTCGTCGCCGACGACGTCGCCCGCCTCCTCCCGGGCGTCGAGGTCCGCCACGGCTACGTCGAGTTCTCCTCCCCGAGCGCCCCGGACGCGCTCGACGGGGCCGTCGACCCCGTCGTCGTCCCCTTCTTCCTCGGGGGCGGCTACCACGTCGAGCACGACCTCCCGAGCCTCGTCACGGCGCACGGCTCCGGGACGGTCACCCGCCACCTCGGGCCGGAGCCGGACCTGCTCTCCGGCGTCGTGGAGCGACTCACCGAGCAGCTCGTCACGGAGGGCGCCGACTGGCAGGAGGTCGACGCCGTCGTGCTGGCCGCCGCGGGGACCCGCCGCACCTCCGGCGTCGCCGAGGCGAGGGAGGCGGCCCGCGCCGTCGAGGCGATGACCGGAGTGCCGACGCGCGCGGCCTTCCTCTCCGCCGCGGACCCGAGCGTCCGCGCGGCCGTCCGCGAGCTCCATGACGAGGGCGCCGAGGTGGTCGCCCTGGCCACCTACCTCCTGGCCGAGGGGCACTTCTCGCGCGCGCTGCACGGGGCCGGCGCCGAGATCGTCGCCCCGCCCATCGGGCACCACCACTCGCTCGCCGACGTCGTCGTGCGCCGCTACCTCGAGCAGGTCGAGCCGACCGACGAGCCCGTCTGA